In a single window of the Rhopalosiphum padi isolate XX-2018 chromosome 1, ASM2088224v1, whole genome shotgun sequence genome:
- the LOC132917706 gene encoding probable peptidoglycan muropeptide transporter SLC46 produces the protein MTYDTSGVKREKPSPPEDNHESWQAMSIMSKAKFMLKHCTVEPMLGCYIVSSVLASLATQNLNLQKACRVNLRMDNATCSALESRSMDNYTREDEVVVQELVADMIIWKTIVQSSIPSVLIIFIGSWSDRNHKRKPCMLIPIIGEFLTSIGLLVCTYYFYDLPMEVAGLVESVPPAMTGGWMTMFMAVFSYVGDVTTVKMRTLRIGIVNVFCSVGVPIGTALSGVLFRELGFYGVYIIATVLYIFAFVYGMVFIKETKPVISIESKEPPRDTSCLDFLQDFFSLSHIKEAVRVTFKEGQYNRRLRIIALMVVVIVVMGPLHGEMSVMYLFTRVRFNWDEVNYSMFSTYSMITNLVGTMFSVGVFSHMLQIDDALIGVISCMSKILAGFVYAFATTDFVFYLAPLVDIVNGTSFIAMRSIISKLVPPDELGKVNSLFGVCEALVPLIYGPMYSAVYKATLKTVPGAFFLLGGALTAPAALIFLWMYNEHKKEQREKEAEIKDEEKKSGPLKKKNSLDFRITSHDFDLKTILDRRTQTHRGSGQFSSLGLDNKAFQMEEGSVKS, from the exons ATGACTTACGACACCAGCGGAGTAAAACGCGAGAAGCCGTCGCCGCCGGAAGACAACCACGAATCATGGCAGGCCATGAGCATCATGTCAAAAGCAAAATTCATGTTGAAACACTGTACGGTGGAACCGATGTTGGGTTGCTATATAGTGTCCAGCGTGCTGGCGTCGCTCGCCACGCAGAATCTGAACTTGCAGAAGGCGTGCCGAGTAAACCTCCGGATGGACAACGCCACGTGCTCGGCACTGGAGAGCCGATCGATGGACAATTACACGAGGGAGGACGAGGTGGTCGTCCAAGAGCTAGTCGCCGACATGATAATATGGAAAACGATCGTGCAGAGCAGTATACCGTCGGTGCTGATAATATTCATCGGATCGTGGAGCGATCGGAACCACAAACGCAAGCCGTGCATGCTGATACCAATCATCGGTGAATTCCTCACCAGCATCGGTCTGTTGGTCTGTACTTACTACTTTTACGATCTCCCGATGGAGGTGGCCGGGCTCGTGGAGTCCGTACCGCCGGCTATGACCGGTGGATGGATGACCATGTTCATGGCCGTGTTCAGCTATGTAGGAGACGTGACTAcg GTGAAAATGCGCACATTAAGAATTGGTATAGTGAACGTATTCTGTTCGGTAGGTGTGCCCATCGGCACCgcgttatctggtgtactgtTCCGAGAACTGGGATTTTACGGTGTATACATCATAGCcacagtattatacatatttgcaTTTGTATACGGCATGGTTTTTATCAAAGAGACAAAGCCAGTAATCAGTATTGAAAGCAAAGAGCCGCCGAGGGACACGTCCTGTTTGGATTTCCTCCAAGACTTTTTCAGCCTGAGCCATATCAAAGAGGCCGTTCGAGTGACGTTTAAAGAAGGACAGTACAACCGAAGACTTAGAATTATTGCTTTAATGGTGGTTGTCATCGTTGTAATGGGCCCTTTGCATG gTGAAATGTCTGTGATGTATTTGTTTACACGTGTACGTTTCAATTGGGACGAAGTGAACTACAGTATGTTTTCCACATATTCTATGATTACTAATCTAGTAG GTACAATGTTTTCGGTCGGAGTCTTCAGTCACATGCTGCAAATCGACGATGCTTTGATCGGAGTAATATCATGCATGAGTAAAATATTGGCCGGATTTGTTTACGCATTTGCTACAACGGATTTCGTATTTTATTTGG caCCACTTGTTGACATCGTAAACGGCACGTCGTTTATTGCCATGAGatcaattatttcaaaacttGTACCACCGGATGAACTAG GAAAGGTAAACTCGCTGTTTGGCGTATGTGAAGCTCTAGTACCCCTAATTTATGGACCAATGTACAGCGCTGTGTACAAGGCTACACTGAAAACAGTTCCAGGAGCGTTTTTCTTACTCGGGGGTGCATTAACTGCTCCAGCAGCTCTCATATtttt ATGGATGTACAATGAACATAAAAAGGAACAGAGAGAAAAAGAAGCAGAGATCAAAGATGAAGAAAAGAAATCCGGCCcgctgaagaaaaaaaatagtttagatTTCAGAATAACCTCGCATGACTTTgacttaaaaactatattagatCGACGAACACAGACTCATAGAGGTTCAGGGCAATTTTCAAGTCTAGGATTGGACAACAAAGCATTCCAAATGGAAGAAGGATCTGTTAAAAGCTAA